In the Caballeronia sp. LZ062 genome, one interval contains:
- a CDS encoding SpoVR family protein encodes MTTRHVNNETRGYHLDGTDDRAPSKLGPEAGQRNASGRMHEVSMNVAEKRRPLPCPSDWSVELIEEYDAEISRVANRYGLDVYPIQLEIISAEQMMDAYASVGMPVNYRHWSFGKHFLSTEKSYRRGQMGLAYEIVINSNPCIAYLMEENTMTMQALVIAHAAYGHNSFFKGNYLFRLWTDAHAIIDYLVYAKNYIAECEERHGLDRVEELLDSCHALMNYGVDRYKRPQKLSLAKEAAMRREREAYLQSQVNELWRTLPNKKAPSAEETESRYPPEPQENLLYFAEKNAPLLEPWEREVIRIVRKVGQYFYPQRQTQVMNEGWATFWHYTLLNTLYNEGRLEDGFMMEFLHSHSNVVYQPPVTKPYYSGINPYALGFSMMSDIRRICENPTDEDREWFPDLAGSDWLESLHYAMRNFKDESFIAQYLSPHLIREMRLFSILDDDMRDALEVSAIHDESGYRYVRQALSRQYDIHHREPNIQVYSVNTRGDRSLTLRHFMTDNRHLSNDSDEVLKHMARLWQFDVYLESVDENGTVRKRFDCRYTSPHSR; translated from the coding sequence ATGACGACGAGGCACGTGAACAACGAAACGCGTGGATATCATCTCGACGGCACGGACGATCGTGCGCCGTCGAAACTCGGACCGGAAGCGGGGCAACGCAATGCGTCCGGCAGGATGCACGAGGTAAGCATGAACGTTGCAGAAAAACGGCGGCCGCTGCCATGCCCATCGGACTGGAGCGTGGAGCTGATCGAGGAGTACGACGCCGAAATCTCGCGCGTCGCGAATCGCTACGGGCTCGATGTCTATCCGATCCAGCTCGAAATCATCAGCGCCGAGCAGATGATGGATGCCTACGCGTCCGTCGGCATGCCGGTGAACTATCGGCACTGGTCGTTCGGCAAGCACTTCCTCTCGACGGAGAAGAGCTACCGGCGCGGGCAGATGGGGCTCGCGTATGAGATCGTCATCAACTCGAATCCGTGCATCGCGTATCTGATGGAAGAGAACACGATGACGATGCAGGCGCTCGTCATCGCGCATGCCGCTTACGGGCATAACTCGTTCTTCAAGGGGAACTACCTCTTCCGGCTGTGGACGGACGCGCACGCGATCATCGATTACCTCGTGTATGCGAAGAACTACATCGCGGAATGCGAGGAGCGTCACGGGCTGGATCGCGTCGAGGAACTGCTCGACTCGTGCCACGCACTGATGAACTACGGCGTGGACCGCTACAAGCGTCCGCAGAAGCTCTCGCTCGCGAAGGAAGCCGCGATGCGCCGCGAGCGCGAGGCGTATCTGCAATCGCAGGTGAATGAATTGTGGCGCACGCTGCCGAACAAGAAGGCGCCGTCCGCCGAGGAAACCGAAAGCCGCTATCCGCCGGAGCCGCAGGAAAATCTGCTGTACTTCGCGGAGAAGAACGCGCCGCTGCTCGAGCCGTGGGAGCGCGAAGTCATTCGCATCGTGCGCAAGGTCGGACAGTACTTCTATCCGCAGCGGCAGACGCAGGTGATGAACGAAGGTTGGGCCACGTTCTGGCACTACACGCTGCTGAATACGCTCTACAACGAAGGCCGGCTAGAAGACGGCTTCATGATGGAGTTCCTGCATTCGCATTCGAATGTGGTCTATCAGCCGCCGGTGACGAAGCCGTATTACAGCGGCATCAACCCGTATGCGCTGGGCTTTTCGATGATGAGCGACATTCGCCGCATCTGCGAGAACCCGACGGACGAAGACCGCGAGTGGTTCCCCGACCTTGCGGGCAGCGACTGGCTGGAATCGCTGCACTACGCAATGCGCAATTTCAAGGACGAGAGCTTCATCGCGCAGTATCTGTCGCCGCATTTGATCCGCGAGATGCGCCTTTTCTCGATCCTCGACGACGACATGCGCGACGCGCTCGAAGTCTCGGCCATTCACGACGAAAGCGGCTATCGCTACGTGCGGCAGGCGCTGTCGCGGCAGTACGACATTCATCACCGCGAGCCGAATATCCAAGTGTATTCGGTCAACACGCGCGGCGACCGCAGTCTCACGCTGCGCCACTTCATGACCGATAACCGGCATCTGTCGAACGACAGCGACGAAGTGCTCAAGCACATGGCGCGCTTGTGGCAGTTCGACGTGTATCTGGAAAGCGTCGATGAAAACGGGACGGTGAGAAAGCGCTTCGACTGCCGGTACACGTCGCCGCATTCGCGCTGA
- a CDS encoding YeaH/YhbH family protein: protein MLHQIIDRRLAGKNKSIANRERFLRRVKNYIRRAVSDAVRDRSIKDIQSTQSITIPKKDIAEPSFRHGPGGKREYVHPGNADYVRGDKIPRPQGGSGGGGKSASNEGEGQDDFVFELSREEFMQYFFDDLELPRLVKTQLLAVPTWKNVRAGWAAEGTPNNIDVVRSLRSALGRRIALGWPLSAQLREMERQLEQLKEEDGNPDDIARLEADIVIMQGRITRIPFIDPFDLRYINRVKQPTPSSKAVMFCLMDVSGSMDEQRKDLSKRFFILLYLFLQRNYEKIEVVFIRHHTRAEEVDEDTFFHSTESGGTVVSSALELMKKIMDERYSPTEWNIYGAQASDGDNWTDDSPKCRKLLAEDILPKVRYFAYIQVAPEEQNLWLEYAQLAAGAPELAMKKVDSASDIYPVFRELFEKQQAAA, encoded by the coding sequence GTGCTGCACCAAATCATCGACCGCAGGTTAGCCGGCAAGAACAAGAGCATCGCGAACCGCGAACGCTTTCTGCGACGCGTCAAGAACTACATTCGCCGCGCCGTTTCCGACGCGGTGCGCGATCGCAGCATCAAGGACATTCAAAGCACGCAGAGCATCACGATTCCGAAGAAGGACATCGCGGAGCCGTCGTTCCGGCACGGTCCGGGCGGCAAGCGTGAATACGTGCATCCGGGCAACGCCGATTACGTGCGCGGCGACAAGATTCCGCGTCCACAAGGCGGCTCGGGCGGCGGCGGCAAAAGCGCGAGCAACGAGGGTGAAGGCCAGGACGATTTCGTTTTCGAGTTGTCGCGCGAAGAATTCATGCAGTACTTCTTCGACGATCTCGAACTGCCGCGCCTCGTCAAGACGCAACTGCTCGCGGTGCCGACATGGAAGAACGTGCGCGCGGGCTGGGCGGCCGAAGGCACGCCGAACAACATCGACGTAGTGCGCTCGCTGCGTAGCGCGCTCGGGCGGCGCATCGCGCTCGGCTGGCCGCTGTCGGCGCAATTGCGCGAGATGGAGCGCCAGCTCGAACAGCTGAAGGAAGAGGACGGCAATCCGGACGACATCGCGCGGCTCGAAGCGGATATCGTCATCATGCAGGGACGCATCACGCGCATTCCGTTCATCGATCCGTTCGATCTGCGCTACATCAATCGCGTGAAGCAGCCCACGCCTTCCAGCAAGGCCGTGATGTTCTGCCTGATGGACGTGTCCGGTTCCATGGACGAGCAGCGCAAGGATCTCTCGAAGCGTTTCTTCATCCTGCTGTATCTCTTCCTGCAGCGGAACTACGAGAAGATCGAGGTCGTGTTCATCCGTCACCATACGCGCGCCGAAGAGGTCGATGAAGACACGTTCTTCCATTCGACGGAAAGCGGCGGCACGGTGGTGTCGAGCGCGCTCGAACTCATGAAGAAAATCATGGACGAGCGCTACTCGCCGACTGAATGGAACATTTACGGCGCACAGGCTTCGGACGGCGACAACTGGACCGACGACTCCCCGAAGTGCCGCAAGCTGCTCGCGGAGGACATCCTGCCGAAGGTGCGGTATTTTGCGTATATTCAAGTCGCGCCAGAAGAGCAGAACCTGTGGTTGGAGTATGCTCAACTTGCGGCCGGCGCGCCTGAACTGGCGATGAAAAAGGTCGATTCGGCCTCGGACATCTACCCTGTGTTCCGCGAACTCTTCGAAAAACAACAGGCGGCCGCATGA
- a CDS encoding PrkA family serine protein kinase codes for MDIYSSFATRFEKTREEEFSLEEYLALCKEDPATYATAGERMLMAIGEPEMVDTRLDPRLSRVFANKVIKVYPAFREFYGMEEVIENVVSYFRHAAQGLEEKKQILYLLGPVGGGKSSIAERLKQLMERVPFYSLKGSPVNESPLGLFDYDEDGPVLEEQYGIPRRYLKSILSPWAVKRLHEYNGDIRKFRVVRRYPSILRQIGIAKTEPGDENNQDISSLVGKVDIRKLETYSQDDADAYSYSGGLCLANQGLLEFVEMFKAPIKVLHPLLTATQEGNFKGTEGFGAIPFDGVILAHSNESEWKAFRNNKNNEALLDRIFVVKVPYCLRYSEEVKIYEKLLRNSSLAEAVCAPGTLKMMAQMAVLTRLHEPENSSLFSKMQVYDGENLKDTDPKAKSYQEYRDFAGVDEGMTGVSTRFAFKILSRVFNFDSTEVAANPVHLMYVLEQQIEREQFPPETEQKYLSFIKDVLASRYAEFIGKEIQTAYLESYSEYGQNIFDRYVTYADFWIQDQEFRDHDTGESFDRAALNAELEKIEKPAGISNPKDFRNEIVNFVLRARANNGGKNPAWISYEKLRVVIEKKMFSNTEELLPVISFNAKGSAEEQRKHEDFVNRMVAKGYTPKQVRLLCDWYLRVRKSS; via the coding sequence ATGGATATCTACAGCAGTTTCGCGACCCGCTTCGAAAAAACCCGCGAGGAGGAATTCTCGCTCGAAGAGTATCTCGCGCTCTGCAAGGAAGATCCTGCCACATATGCAACAGCGGGCGAACGCATGTTGATGGCCATCGGTGAACCCGAAATGGTCGACACTCGCCTCGATCCGCGTTTATCGCGTGTGTTTGCAAACAAGGTCATCAAGGTGTATCCGGCGTTCCGCGAGTTCTACGGAATGGAGGAAGTGATCGAGAACGTCGTGTCGTATTTCAGGCACGCCGCGCAGGGTCTTGAAGAGAAAAAGCAGATCCTGTATCTGCTGGGTCCAGTGGGCGGCGGCAAGTCGTCCATTGCAGAGCGGCTCAAGCAACTCATGGAGCGCGTACCGTTCTATTCGCTCAAGGGCTCGCCCGTGAACGAATCGCCGCTCGGCCTCTTCGATTACGACGAAGACGGTCCGGTGCTCGAGGAACAGTACGGCATTCCGCGCCGCTATCTGAAGAGCATTCTTTCGCCGTGGGCCGTCAAGCGCCTGCACGAATACAACGGCGATATCCGCAAGTTCCGCGTGGTGCGCCGCTATCCGTCGATACTCCGGCAGATCGGCATCGCGAAGACGGAACCGGGCGACGAGAACAATCAGGACATCTCCTCGCTCGTCGGCAAGGTGGACATTCGCAAGCTCGAAACCTATTCGCAGGACGACGCCGATGCTTACAGCTATTCCGGCGGCCTGTGCCTTGCAAACCAGGGCCTGCTCGAATTCGTCGAGATGTTCAAGGCGCCGATCAAGGTGCTGCATCCGCTCCTGACCGCCACGCAAGAAGGCAACTTCAAAGGCACGGAAGGCTTCGGCGCGATCCCGTTCGACGGCGTGATTCTCGCGCACTCGAACGAATCGGAATGGAAGGCTTTCCGCAACAACAAGAACAACGAGGCGCTGCTCGATCGTATCTTCGTGGTGAAGGTGCCGTACTGCCTGCGCTATAGCGAAGAGGTGAAGATCTACGAGAAGCTCTTGCGCAACTCGTCGCTTGCGGAAGCGGTATGCGCGCCGGGCACGCTCAAGATGATGGCGCAGATGGCCGTGCTCACGCGTTTGCACGAGCCTGAGAATTCGAGCCTCTTTTCGAAGATGCAGGTCTATGACGGCGAGAACCTGAAGGACACCGATCCCAAAGCGAAGTCGTATCAGGAGTATCGCGACTTCGCAGGCGTCGATGAGGGCATGACGGGGGTGTCCACGCGGTTCGCGTTCAAGATCCTGTCGCGCGTCTTCAACTTCGATTCGACGGAGGTCGCGGCCAACCCGGTGCATCTCATGTACGTGCTCGAACAGCAGATCGAGCGCGAACAATTCCCGCCGGAGACGGAGCAGAAGTACCTGTCGTTCATCAAGGACGTACTGGCTTCGCGCTACGCCGAGTTCATCGGGAAGGAGATTCAGACGGCTTATCTGGAGTCGTATTCGGAGTATGGACAAAACATCTTCGATCGCTATGTGACGTATGCAGACTTCTGGATTCAGGATCAGGAGTTCCGCGATCACGACACCGGCGAGAGCTTCGACCGCGCCGCGCTCAATGCGGAACTGGAGAAGATCGAGAAGCCTGCGGGCATTAGCAACCCGAAGGACTTCCGCAACGAGATCGTGAACTTTGTGCTGCGCGCCCGCGCGAACAACGGCGGCAAGAATCCCGCGTGGATCAGCTATGAAAAGCTGCGCGTGGTGATCGAGAAGAAGATGTTCTCGAACACGGAGGAACTCTTGCCGGTCATCTCCTTCAATGCGAAGGGATCGGCCGAAGAGCAGCGCAAGCACGAAGACTTCGTGAATCGCATGGTCGCGAAGGGTTATACGCCGAAGCAGGTGCGTTTGTTGTGCGACTGGTATCTGCGCGTGCGCAAGTCGTCGTAA
- a CDS encoding hydratase yields MTGSTLAAQLVAARRQHRLIETLEPRDIPADSPTAYAIQHEVLRDTKARIGAWKIGARAPDALATGAPIDAECVYVSPARLPFESFFRVLVELEIAFRFAYALPPKNEPYTRAEVLAAIGGIAVALEVVDSRFAQWPNLDPLAQLADSQNNGALVTSGMEPYEVVAPSFDFLAPRLEFTLDGVGIAPATLGNPAGDPRELLPWLVNHCSRMGLTVEPFWTITTGSYTGAYRVEGPAMVHGAIDRIGELELVLT; encoded by the coding sequence ATGACCGGATCGACACTCGCCGCCCAGCTCGTCGCGGCCCGGCGTCAGCATCGACTGATCGAAACGCTGGAGCCGCGCGATATTCCCGCCGACTCGCCCACCGCCTACGCCATCCAGCACGAAGTCCTGCGCGACACGAAAGCGCGCATCGGCGCGTGGAAGATCGGCGCACGCGCGCCCGATGCGCTCGCGACGGGCGCGCCCATCGATGCGGAGTGTGTCTATGTTTCGCCCGCACGCCTGCCTTTCGAGAGTTTCTTTCGCGTGCTGGTGGAACTGGAGATCGCGTTTCGGTTCGCGTATGCACTGCCCCCTAAAAACGAGCCTTACACGCGCGCCGAAGTGTTGGCGGCGATAGGCGGCATTGCAGTCGCGCTGGAAGTGGTCGATAGCCGTTTCGCGCAATGGCCCAATCTCGATCCGCTCGCGCAGCTCGCGGATTCACAGAACAACGGCGCGCTGGTCACGAGCGGCATGGAACCTTACGAAGTCGTCGCGCCTAGCTTCGACTTTCTTGCGCCGCGCCTGGAATTCACGCTCGACGGCGTGGGGATTGCTCCCGCCACGCTTGGCAATCCCGCGGGCGATCCGCGCGAACTGCTGCCCTGGCTCGTCAACCATTGTTCGCGCATGGGTTTGACGGTGGAGCCCTTCTGGACCATCACGACAGGCTCCTACACCGGCGCGTATCGCGTGGAAGGGCCGGCGATGGTGCATGGCGCGATAGACCGCATCGGCGAACTGGAGCTTGTATTGACGTGA
- a CDS encoding methyl-accepting chemotaxis protein, with protein MKKALTIKARLGISMAFLGALLIAIGALGLAGMGRTNGAFLDTYSVQMPGAIAVGNSELYAARERLVFDRAALLAGTSEAAAAIDRSRLMRERADAFWKSYMSLPQTPDERRLADASQEKRLALQRAVDKGLATVTADDRAGMIESAKAMQAAYNELANANDALRAFLTDASKKSYEDAQSRYAWFRALSLSAIALGIAAAAFAWFALRRAIARPLEAALGHFEAIAAGDLRRDVVVTSRDEMGLLLEGLARMRTSLLTTVRTVRSGSESIASATQQIAAGNTDLSSRTEEQASALQETASSMEELTSTVRQNADNARQASTLAANASEIAGKGSAVVTQVVGTMGEISRSSAKIADIITIIEGIAFQTNILALNAAVEAARAGEEGRGFAVVAGEVRNLAQRSSTAAKEIKELIDDSVARVQSGTTLVDEAGRTMHEIIGAVQRVTDIMGEIAAASAEQTSGIEQVSRAVTQMDEVTQQNAALVEEAAAAAQSLEDQAARLRQAVAVFQVTEGAGLAAYSVTSAAASVAPAAVSRCVKPKRVTPPATNSKPAAVSTAGGDWETF; from the coding sequence ATGAAGAAAGCTTTGACGATCAAGGCGCGCCTCGGCATCTCGATGGCGTTTCTCGGCGCGCTGCTCATCGCAATCGGCGCACTGGGGCTCGCGGGCATGGGCCGCACGAACGGGGCCTTTCTCGATACCTATTCGGTGCAGATGCCGGGCGCCATCGCGGTCGGCAACAGCGAGTTGTATGCGGCCCGCGAACGGCTCGTATTCGACCGCGCCGCGCTGCTCGCCGGCACGTCGGAGGCGGCCGCCGCTATCGATCGTTCGCGACTGATGCGCGAGCGCGCCGACGCGTTCTGGAAGAGCTACATGTCGCTGCCGCAGACGCCCGACGAGCGGCGCCTGGCCGATGCGTCGCAAGAGAAGCGGCTCGCGCTTCAACGCGCCGTCGACAAGGGACTCGCGACCGTCACGGCGGACGACCGCGCGGGCATGATCGAATCGGCCAAGGCAATGCAGGCCGCCTACAACGAGCTGGCCAACGCCAACGACGCGCTGCGCGCGTTTCTGACCGACGCCTCGAAGAAGAGCTACGAAGATGCGCAAAGCCGCTATGCGTGGTTCCGTGCGCTGAGTCTTTCGGCCATAGCCCTCGGCATCGCGGCGGCGGCGTTCGCGTGGTTTGCGTTGCGACGAGCCATCGCCCGGCCGCTCGAAGCCGCGCTCGGACACTTCGAAGCCATCGCCGCGGGCGATCTGCGCCGCGACGTGGTCGTGACTTCACGCGACGAAATGGGCCTCTTGCTCGAGGGCCTCGCCAGAATGCGCACGAGCCTGCTCACGACGGTTCGCACGGTGCGCTCGGGCAGCGAATCCATCGCGTCGGCCACGCAGCAGATCGCGGCAGGCAACACGGACCTGTCGTCGCGCACGGAAGAGCAGGCGTCGGCGTTGCAGGAAACGGCATCCAGCATGGAGGAACTGACGAGCACGGTGCGTCAAAACGCGGACAACGCGCGTCAGGCCAGCACGCTCGCCGCGAACGCGTCGGAAATCGCGGGCAAGGGCAGCGCCGTCGTCACGCAAGTGGTCGGTACGATGGGCGAAATCAGCCGCAGCTCGGCGAAAATCGCGGACATCATCACGATCATTGAAGGCATCGCGTTCCAGACCAACATTCTGGCGCTCAACGCGGCCGTCGAAGCGGCGCGGGCCGGCGAAGAAGGGCGCGGTTTCGCGGTCGTGGCGGGCGAAGTGCGCAATCTCGCGCAGCGTTCGTCGACGGCTGCCAAGGAAATCAAGGAGTTGATCGACGATTCGGTCGCGCGCGTACAGTCGGGCACGACGCTCGTCGACGAAGCGGGCCGCACGATGCACGAGATCATCGGCGCCGTGCAGCGCGTGACGGACATCATGGGCGAGATCGCGGCGGCATCGGCGGAGCAGACGAGCGGCATCGAGCAGGTCTCGCGCGCCGTCACGCAGATGGACGAAGTCACGCAGCAGAACGCGGCGCTCGTCGAGGAAGCGGCGGCCGCGGCGCAGTCGCTCGAAGATCAGGCGGCGCGGCTGCGTCAGGCGGTCGCAGTGTTTCAGGTGACGGAAGGCGCGGGGCTTGCTGCTTATTCCGTGACTTCGGCTGCGGCTTCGGTTGCTCCAGCGGCTGTAAGCCGGTGTGTCAAGCCGAAGCGCGTGACGCCGCCTGCAACGAACTCGAAGCCTGCTGCCGTGTCGACGGCCGGCGGCGACTGGGAAACGTTCTGA